The following nucleotide sequence is from Apium graveolens cultivar Ventura chromosome 4, ASM990537v1, whole genome shotgun sequence.
ACCACCTCACGGTTCGTcgtatcaccataataatgcttcaagttatgaccatttactttgaacgCTTGGTCCGGATGCttatcaaaaatctccacagctccatgtggaaacacaattttgataaTGAATGGACCTGAGCACCGCGACTTAAGCTTTTCTGGAAAACgttggagacgagagttgaacaataGAACTTGTTGACTAGGCATAAATGACTTGTGCACTAACCTCCTATCATGCCATCTCCTGACCTTCTCCTTGTATACTTTATTGTTCTCATAAGCCTGTAGTAGGaactcatcaagttcattaagttgaagcattctcttctcTCCAGCAGCTGCCATGTCAAGATTCAGCTTCTTCAAAGCAtaatacgctttatgctctaaCTCTGAAGGAAAATGACATGccttaccatacaccaactgGAACAGAGACATGCCTAGAGGAGTCTTGAATGTTGTTCTATAGGCCCAAACAGCTTCATTGAGCTgcaaagaccaatccttccttgaagGACTCGCAACCTTCTCCAAGATTCACTTGATCTCTCGATTAGAGACTTCAGCTTtcccattagtttgaggatggtaggctgtggcCACACGATGATACACATGATACTTTTCCATTAACGTaatgaacttgcgattgcagaaatgcgatccctcatcactgattacCACCCTTGGAGTACCGAAacgtgtgaatatctgcttatgaagaaaattgaTCACTACCTTAGCATCGTTGGTTGGAAAAGCTTTAACCTCAACCCATTTAGTCACATAATCCACCGCCAAAAGAATATACTGATTGTTGCATGACGAGACAAttggccccatgaagtcgattccccaaacatcaaaaatctcaacttcaagaagcacattaagaggaaTCTCAtctctcttggacatatttccaactcgttggcagcgatcacatcttagcacaaactgatgagcatctttaaataacATTGGCCAGAAAAATCCCGCTTGAAGAATATGGGTAGCTGTTTTCTCTCCACCATAATGGCCACCATACACAGTAGAATGACAGTATCGCAGAATACCCTTCGTCTCACTATACGGAATGCATCTCCTGCTCCCTGTCTGAACAAGAACGGCTCATCCCAtcgataccacttcacctcatattgaaacttcttcctttgagcataagagagttctgggggaataacattactcacaagatagttcacaatgtctgcaaaccatggttcttcttcttacACCCTAAAAagttgctcatcgggaaaagattcattgatcaacgTCTTATCTTGTGAAGCTTTGCCGTAATCTTCCAAATGTGAGAGATGATCCGCTACCTAATTTTCTGTACCTTTCCTGTTTTTTATTTCTATCTCAAACTCCTGAAACAATAGAATCCATCAAATCAATCgaggttttgaatctttcttcgagACGAGGTATCGAATAgtagcatgatcagtgaaaactgttacttttgtcccaagcaaataagatctgAATTTCTCGAAACCGTAGATAATTGCCAAAAGCTCCTTATCTGTGGTAATGTAGTTCAGCTGAGCACCATTAAGGTTTTTATTATCATAGTAAACCATATGGAAAATATTCTTCTTCCTCTGGCCAAGAACAACTCCAACTGCAAAATCACTAGCATAACACATCATCTCGAAGGGCTCATCCCAATCAGGTTCAGTAATAACAGGTGTTATAGTCAAACTCTTTTTCAAACTCTCGAAAGCAGCCAAACATTCTTCATCAAATTTCAAGGGAACATCCTTCTCTAacagattgcacaagggtttagagatttttgagaagtctttgatgaatcgccgataaaaacccgcatgactaAGAAAACTGCAGATTCCTTTAActgaaattggtggaggaagattttcaataacccccaccttggccttatccacttCAAGACCTTATCTAGATACCTCgtgcccaagaatgataccatGTTGCATCATAAAGCGATATTTTTCCCAGTTGAGCACCACattggtctcaacacatcttTTCAACACCAAACCAAGATTATGCAAACACTCATCATAAGAAGTCCCGAAcacagagaagtcatccatgaacacctccatattagTTCCAATTATGTCAGAGAATATgaccatcatgcatctctgaaaagtagcaggtgcaccacataatcCGAAAGAAACTTGACGGAAAGTGAAAGTGCCAAAAGGACAAGTAAAAGTGgttttctcttgatcttctggggcaatgcaaatctgattatagcccgaataccCATCCAAAatacaataatactcatgaccagccaacctgtcaagaatttgatcaatgaatggaagcgAAAAGTGATCCTTCCTGGTGGCTTTATTCAGGTTTTgatagtccatgcatactctccaccctgtgactgtccgagtaggaatgagctcgttcttctcattagAAATAACTGTAATTCCTtctttcttaggcacacactgcACCGGACTCACCCAtgaactatcagaaataggatagatgatccatacatccagccatttaagaatttatttcttcactacctccttcatgataggattgagtCTTCTCGGCTGTTCAACTgttggcttacttccttcctcaagcagaattttatgcatgtaataagaagggctgattcccttgatatctactatagtccatccaatcgctgatttgaattctctcagaattcacaagagcttgtcttcatcactaccagaaaggtcagatgcaataataacaggtaaagtagatgcatagcctaaaaaaacatacctcaagtgATCAGGCAGTGGTTTGAGCTCAAGTGCTAGAGCTTCCTCAATAAATGGTTTGAGACGCTCCTGAGAATTCTTCAGCTTTGATAATCCAAGAGATTCGAATGGAAAATCCAATCTCCTTTTCCAcagagaagcattcaaatactacATCTGCTCTGCTCcccttcatcttcactatcacaTCCCCATGTCAAGGCTCTATCTAAGGCATCAGttcttagcaattgatcaagctcCGAAGTCACTACAGAGTCGACcaactctactttaaagcactcctcttcatcagtagggaatttTATTGCATTGAAGACATTGAAAGTCACGTCCTGATCCTCAACCCtcatagtaagctcacccttctgcacatcgatCAGAGTTCGGCCTGTggctaagaatggtctccccaagataatggaaatcttcttatcttcctcgaagtccagaatgacaaaatcagcagggaagatgagtttatccaccttaaccaagacatcaTCCAATACACCTCGCGGATAAGTGATAGATCGACCATCCAGTTGTAGAGACATGTTtacaggttttggatcaggcagaccaagtttcttgaagacagacaatggcatcagattgatgctagctcccaagtcacataaacacttgtcgaaagaTATATTTCCAATGGCATACAgtatcgtgaagcttcctggatctttaagtttaggaggtagtttctgttgcagcataacactgcactcttccgttagagcaatggtttccaactcctcaagtttaAGCTTCCGAGAAAGAATACacttcatgaacttagcataaATCGGCATTTGTTCtagagcttcagtgaaaggtatgttaatgtgcaacttcttgaaaacctccagaaacttagcaaattgcttgtCAAACTTCTGCTTCTGAAGTCCTTTAGGAAATGGGGGAGGTAGATAGATTTGTTTATCCCCTATATTTAGCTTAGGATTAGTGTTTTCAGTATAAATTTCCTTCTTTTCCGCTTCGCCATCCTTCTGATCAGCTTTTTTGTCAATTTTTTCACTTTCTGAAACTGGGACGGGCGCGGGCACACTACTATAAGGCGCGGGCATGCCCTCCTTCTGGAGAATTATTTAGAATCTTTATTTTGATGATTTTGGGGGCTCGCAACCTTTACAGACCTCGGGGTGATTGCCTTAAGTT
It contains:
- the LOC141719185 gene encoding uncharacterized protein LOC141719185, which produces MSLFQLVYGKACHFPSELEHKAYYALKKLNLDMAAAGEKRMLQLNELDEFLLQAYENNKVYKEKVRRWHDRRLVHKSFMPSQQVLLFNSRLQRFPEKLKSRCSGPFIIKIVFPHGAVEIFDKHPDQAFKVNGHNLKHYYGDTTNREVVSTVLKIT
- the LOC141719186 gene encoding uncharacterized protein LOC141719186; its protein translation is MGPIVSSCNNQYILLAVDYVTKWVEVKAFPTNDAKVVINFLHKQIFTRFGTPRVVISDEGSHFCNRKFITLMEKYHVYHRVATAYHPQTNGKAEVSNREIK